A single Chryseobacterium sp. DNA region contains:
- a CDS encoding glucosamine-6-phosphate isomerase: MEHKKNFTPVEQSFLNDLSRNSKTNVPYVTVDNFPNLGMLTALRFLEWVSENPTGVISLPTGKTPEYFIFWTQHILANWEKENIIELRKKHHLLSNDKPSLAELHFVQIDEFYPIKSSQANSFYHYVNKYYIEGLGLKRENALLINCDEIPLADGRSFEEVFPNHKVNLDLRYREPQTSLEKLQKESIFLIDNWCSEYEHNIRKLGGIGFFLGGIGPDGHIAFNIKGSDPYSTTRLTSTNFETQAVAAGELGGIEISRERLVITIGLETITYNKDAVAIIFAAGEAKAPMIKNALELAPSNLYPASVLSKLPNGRFYLTLGAASMLNDYIDDYYQSGNWSQEKTDKAVMSLTQKLNKYAEHLTLEDLQSDQYTRLIPDLSENTVESVIASIKNKIKKGTEFLNNEIFYHTGPHHDDISLGLLPYIHYQSHNETNESHYSVLTSGFTAVTNTFLKDILYEMLSFVQKGEIEMLHYPDFFETGYKNKKDKDVYHYLINIASENAVERSRALSHRMVRNIVELWNLKTQQGLEEKINEILSIINSSYDGQNPEPKIQTLKGMIREYEEELVWAHFGVRTKNVYHLRLGFYTGAIFTEKPSRERDVYPILQQLRTINPTIISLAFDPEGSGPDTHYKVLQAIAAAVREWSKEKDLSQLKIWGYRNVWYQFNMADVTHIFPVSLPAMSTMDESFTNSYLSQVNASFPSYRYNGKFSHLSIQTWVEQLHAAQLILGKPYFYDNDSPSLRATHGLLFFKEMNIEEFLQSARELEQSTEGVF; this comes from the coding sequence ATGGAACACAAAAAGAACTTTACCCCGGTAGAGCAATCGTTTTTAAATGATCTTTCAAGAAACAGCAAAACCAATGTACCGTATGTAACGGTTGACAATTTCCCCAATTTAGGAATGCTTACCGCCCTGCGGTTTTTGGAATGGGTGTCTGAAAATCCTACCGGGGTGATCAGTCTTCCTACCGGAAAAACTCCAGAATATTTTATCTTCTGGACCCAACACATTCTTGCGAACTGGGAAAAGGAGAATATTATTGAACTTAGAAAAAAGCATCATTTATTATCAAACGACAAGCCATCACTGGCAGAACTTCATTTTGTTCAGATTGATGAGTTTTATCCTATAAAATCATCACAGGCAAACAGTTTTTATCACTATGTCAACAAGTATTATATTGAAGGCCTGGGACTGAAAAGAGAAAATGCCCTCCTGATCAATTGTGATGAAATTCCTTTAGCCGACGGCAGAAGCTTTGAAGAGGTTTTTCCCAATCATAAAGTAAACCTTGACCTGAGATACCGTGAGCCCCAAACCTCTTTAGAAAAACTGCAAAAAGAATCCATTTTTCTTATTGACAACTGGTGTTCGGAATATGAACACAATATTCGTAAGCTAGGCGGTATTGGCTTCTTCCTGGGCGGAATAGGCCCTGATGGGCATATTGCCTTTAACATTAAAGGTTCCGATCCTTATTCCACTACACGGCTGACCTCAACCAATTTTGAAACACAGGCTGTGGCAGCAGGAGAACTTGGTGGAATTGAAATTTCCAGGGAACGGCTTGTCATCACCATCGGCCTCGAAACCATTACTTATAACAAAGATGCTGTCGCCATTATTTTTGCTGCGGGAGAAGCAAAAGCTCCTATGATCAAAAATGCACTGGAACTTGCTCCTTCAAATTTATATCCCGCATCTGTGCTTTCCAAACTTCCGAATGGAAGATTTTATCTCACTTTAGGCGCGGCAAGTATGCTGAATGATTATATTGACGATTATTACCAGTCCGGAAACTGGTCTCAGGAAAAAACGGATAAAGCAGTAATGTCACTGACCCAAAAACTCAACAAATATGCTGAACATCTTACTTTGGAAGACCTTCAGTCAGATCAGTATACCCGGTTAATTCCAGATCTTAGTGAAAATACAGTGGAGTCTGTGATTGCTTCCATTAAAAATAAAATAAAAAAAGGAACAGAATTTCTTAACAATGAAATTTTTTATCATACAGGTCCGCATCATGATGATATCTCTTTAGGCCTTTTACCCTATATTCATTACCAATCCCATAATGAGACCAATGAATCTCATTACTCGGTGCTTACTTCAGGATTCACTGCTGTAACCAATACATTCTTAAAAGATATTCTCTATGAGATGCTTTCTTTCGTTCAAAAGGGAGAGATTGAAATGCTTCATTATCCGGACTTTTTTGAGACCGGATATAAAAATAAGAAAGATAAAGATGTCTATCATTACCTTATTAACATCGCCTCCGAAAATGCCGTTGAAAGATCAAGGGCCTTATCCCACAGGATGGTAAGAAACATTGTTGAACTTTGGAATTTAAAGACCCAACAAGGTCTGGAAGAAAAAATTAATGAAATTCTATCGATCATCAATTCGAGCTATGACGGGCAGAATCCGGAACCCAAGATCCAGACTTTGAAAGGGATGATCCGGGAATATGAAGAGGAATTAGTATGGGCACACTTTGGGGTAAGAACAAAAAATGTTTATCATCTAAGGCTTGGTTTTTATACAGGAGCAATTTTTACAGAAAAGCCCAGCAGGGAAAGAGATGTATATCCTATATTACAACAGCTGAGGACCATCAACCCTACCATCATAAGTTTAGCGTTCGATCCTGAAGGAAGCGGCCCCGATACCCACTATAAAGTTCTGCAGGCCATTGCTGCTGCCGTGAGAGAATGGAGTAAAGAAAAAGATCTTTCCCAACTCAAAATATGGGGTTATCGAAATGTTTGGTATCAGTTCAATATGGCTGATGTAACTCATATTTTCCCGGTATCACTTCCTGCAATGAGTACCATGGATGAGAGCTTTACCAACAGTTATCTGAGCCAGGTGAATGCTTCTTTCCCAAGCTATCGGTACAACGGGAAATTCAGCCATCTCTCAATACAGACGTGGGTAGAGCAGCTTCATGCCGCCCAATTGATACTGGGAAAACCTTATTTCTATGATAACGACAGTCCCTCCCTCCGGGCAACGCATGGATTGCTTTTCTTTAAAGAAATGAATATAGAGGAATTCCTGCAGTCTGCCCGTGAGCTGGAGCAATCAACAGAAGGGGTATTTTGA
- the cobT gene encoding nicotinate-nucleotide--dimethylbenzimidazole phosphoribosyltransferase codes for MLANELQHKIDFKTKPLGALGVLEPLAHKIGMVQQTAFPKLLNPHMVVFAADHGIAAAGVSAYPQEVTYQMVMNFLGGGAAINVFCRQNDIEIKIVDAGVNFDFPEGLDLIDKKVRKSSRNILEEPAMTVEEYQQALENGRSVVAEIVKTGCNIIGFGEMGIGNTSASSLMMSKLFDWPMASCAGRGTGLNDEQLQNKINILSAALDQYPDITGADEIAQTFGGLEIAQMMGAMEEAFRRNMLIMVDGFIATAAIATVWKKNPDILKNCIFCHVSDENAHQQLLELLGQKALLNFSLRLGEGTGCALAYPVIQSAVNFLNDMSSFEDAHVSNKE; via the coding sequence ATGTTAGCAAACGAATTACAGCACAAAATAGATTTTAAGACAAAGCCCTTAGGCGCATTAGGAGTATTGGAGCCACTGGCTCATAAAATAGGGATGGTCCAGCAGACCGCTTTCCCGAAGTTATTGAACCCGCATATGGTAGTATTTGCTGCCGATCATGGGATTGCTGCTGCGGGCGTAAGTGCTTATCCACAGGAGGTAACTTATCAGATGGTGATGAATTTTCTGGGAGGTGGCGCAGCTATTAATGTATTTTGCAGACAAAATGATATTGAAATTAAGATTGTAGATGCAGGCGTTAATTTTGATTTTCCTGAAGGGTTAGACCTGATAGATAAAAAAGTCAGAAAATCCAGCCGTAATATCCTGGAGGAACCCGCAATGACCGTTGAAGAATATCAGCAGGCTCTGGAAAACGGACGCTCTGTAGTGGCTGAAATTGTAAAAACTGGCTGCAATATCATTGGTTTTGGTGAAATGGGGATCGGAAATACTTCAGCATCCTCACTGATGATGAGCAAACTGTTTGATTGGCCGATGGCAAGCTGTGCAGGCCGTGGAACAGGGTTGAATGATGAGCAGCTTCAAAATAAGATCAATATTCTATCAGCAGCTCTAGATCAATATCCGGACATTACGGGTGCTGACGAAATTGCACAGACTTTTGGTGGATTGGAAATCGCCCAGATGATGGGAGCGATGGAAGAAGCTTTCCGCCGGAATATGCTCATCATGGTAGACGGATTTATTGCTACAGCAGCAATAGCTACGGTATGGAAAAAAAATCCGGACATCCTGAAAAACTGTATTTTTTGTCATGTTAGTGATGAAAATGCCCATCAGCAGCTTCTTGAACTCTTGGGACAGAAGGCACTGCTGAATTTTAGTCTGCGTTTGGGAGAAGGAACAGGCTGCGCATTGGCCTATCCGGTTATTCAGAGTGCCGTTAATTTTCTGAATGATATGTCAAGCTTTGAAGATGCTCATGTTTCAAATAAAGAATAG
- a CDS encoding WYL domain-containing protein produces MSSNKNALIRYKTLDKCLKNKYRKYTLEDLIDECSEALFEFEGKESYVSKRTVQLDLQNMRSEKFGYEAPIEVYERKYYRYSDPDYSIHHISVNESDLKAMNNAVQILKQFKDFSMFKEMNGVIQKLEDSIHATSQKSIIHLDKNEQLKGLEHIDILYESVANKKVLKILYKSFTARESNVYTVHPQLLKEFNNRWFLICLYKNKMYNLALDRMEHIEIDSNTQYIDKELDGDEYFKDIVGVTVSESIVPKNVIFRVDSGNAPYVKTKPLHKSQEIISEDHEGTVFKICVQINFELERLLLGFGDSLIVYKPRKLRVRMEEKFRAGSKNYENLMVPDEN; encoded by the coding sequence ATGTCATCCAATAAAAATGCTCTGATCCGTTATAAAACACTGGATAAATGCCTCAAAAACAAATACAGAAAATATACCTTGGAAGATCTTATTGATGAATGTTCTGAAGCCTTGTTTGAATTTGAGGGCAAAGAATCGTATGTCAGTAAACGGACCGTTCAGCTTGATCTGCAGAATATGCGCAGTGAAAAATTCGGGTATGAAGCCCCTATTGAGGTTTATGAAAGAAAATACTACCGTTACAGCGACCCCGATTACAGCATCCATCATATTTCAGTGAATGAAAGTGACCTGAAAGCGATGAATAATGCAGTTCAGATCTTAAAACAGTTCAAAGATTTTTCTATGTTTAAAGAAATGAACGGGGTCATTCAGAAACTGGAGGATTCTATCCATGCAACCAGCCAGAAGTCGATTATCCATCTGGACAAAAATGAACAGTTGAAAGGACTTGAACATATTGACATTCTGTATGAAAGCGTGGCGAATAAAAAAGTTTTGAAAATACTCTATAAAAGCTTTACAGCAAGAGAATCCAATGTGTATACAGTTCATCCGCAGCTGCTGAAAGAGTTTAACAACCGTTGGTTTCTTATTTGCCTGTATAAAAATAAGATGTATAATCTGGCATTGGACAGGATGGAGCATATCGAGATCGACTCAAATACCCAGTATATTGACAAGGAGCTGGATGGAGATGAATATTTTAAAGATATTGTGGGAGTTACCGTTTCAGAATCAATAGTACCCAAAAATGTAATCTTCCGGGTCGATTCCGGAAATGCACCCTATGTAAAAACAAAACCTCTCCATAAAAGTCAGGAGATCATCAGTGAAGACCATGAGGGAACAGTCTTTAAAATTTGTGTTCAGATTAATTTTGAGCTTGAAAGGCTGCTGCTAGGGTTCGGAGATTCCCTGATCGTTTATAAACCAAGAAAACTGAGGGTAAGAATGGAAGAAAAGTTCAGGGCGGGGAGTAAAAACTATGAAAATCTCATGGTTCCCGATGAGAATTAA
- the cobC gene encoding alpha-ribazole phosphatase family protein has translation MEIHLIRHTAVENPENLCYGFAEMPLRKNYKDDLNDVKPDTDFDLIISSPSQRCRLLADYFNFDYSTDERIREMNFGSWEMKKWSDIPEAEITPWYEDFINVKATNGENLLEMQRRVSRFWDELITKKEGHKVLLVTHAGVIRLILQSVLQFPLENMFTIQMGYGRKTIIHVDKNLISIKGINI, from the coding sequence ATGGAAATTCATCTGATCCGGCATACTGCTGTAGAAAACCCGGAAAATCTGTGCTATGGTTTTGCCGAAATGCCCCTGCGTAAAAATTATAAAGATGATCTTAACGATGTAAAGCCGGATACGGATTTTGATCTTATCATTTCAAGTCCGTCTCAGCGCTGCCGTCTGTTGGCTGATTATTTTAACTTTGATTATTCAACGGATGAAAGGATCCGGGAAATGAATTTCGGAAGTTGGGAAATGAAAAAATGGTCCGATATTCCGGAAGCAGAAATTACCCCTTGGTATGAGGATTTTATCAATGTAAAAGCAACAAACGGGGAAAATCTTCTTGAGATGCAGAGACGGGTATCCCGATTTTGGGATGAACTGATCACTAAAAAAGAGGGTCATAAGGTTTTACTGGTGACCCATGCAGGAGTGATCCGGTTAATCCTTCAGTCCGTTTTGCAGTTTCCTCTGGAAAATATGTTTACCATTCAGATGGGCTACGGCAGGAAGACCATTATACATGTTGATAAAAACCTGATTTCCATTAAAGGTATAAATATATGA
- a CDS encoding adenosylcobinamide-GDP ribazoletransferase, with protein sequence MKAIKNELIYFATALMFFTRIPVPVAIPYSGEIMNKSQKYFAWIGLLVGLVNAVVLYFSSQIFNLEIGIILMMITSVLLTGAFHEDGFTDVCDSFGGGYGKEKILTIMKDSRVGAYGTIGIILLFALKFFSIQALGNMNPVTTLGIVILAHSSSRFISGTMIYTHQYVTDIDVSKSKPLANKPLDGAALLVGLTGVLISFALIPDWRLIFAFALAYLGKICMGWYFKKHIGGYTGDCLGSVQQVSEVLFYLGTMIVWKFI encoded by the coding sequence ATGAAGGCAATAAAAAATGAATTGATCTATTTTGCAACGGCCCTGATGTTTTTTACAAGAATACCGGTTCCGGTTGCGATTCCATACTCCGGTGAGATCATGAATAAATCCCAGAAATATTTCGCCTGGATTGGACTGTTGGTAGGGCTGGTCAACGCTGTGGTTCTTTACTTTTCTTCGCAGATTTTTAATCTGGAGATAGGAATCATACTGATGATGATCACCAGTGTTTTACTGACAGGAGCATTTCATGAAGACGGCTTTACGGATGTCTGTGACAGCTTCGGGGGCGGCTATGGAAAGGAGAAGATCCTGACGATCATGAAAGACAGCCGGGTAGGAGCCTATGGTACGATCGGAATTATTCTGCTGTTTGCATTAAAATTTTTCAGCATTCAGGCATTGGGGAATATGAATCCGGTTACAACTTTAGGAATTGTCATTCTGGCCCATTCATCGAGTCGTTTTATTTCAGGAACAATGATCTATACCCACCAGTATGTCACTGACATTGATGTCAGCAAATCAAAACCTTTGGCAAATAAACCACTGGATGGAGCTGCTTTGCTGGTAGGGCTAACCGGTGTTTTGATCTCCTTTGCGCTGATCCCGGACTGGCGTTTGATTTTTGCTTTTGCCCTGGCCTATTTAGGGAAGATCTGTATGGGATGGTATTTTAAAAAACATATTGGCGGCTATACAGGAGACTGCCTGGGTTCCGTACAGCAGGTCAGTGAAGTTTTATTTTACTTGGGAACAATGATCGTATGGAAATTCATCTGA
- a CDS encoding membrane lipoprotein lipid attachment site-containing protein, which produces MKKILFVFLSLFMLASCGSDSNRDNDNGTPNNVTAAPKVVTGTPIIANAQFKFAGTVTSAGSGYSRRGFCWSKSINPTISNSKYIEEYTNTTGDYLLMATYSTDFEKSTTYYVRAYVAAYNGDIIYGDNISFITPAKMDITFKMAKNVYTTSATLVTENIAVNYLEAFYPDEKGFCYRTSTGVDISNGQVIKISNPGNYSAYELEATALLPNTTYYVKSYVKEGAKVYYSAEKTFKTAGAIGASGGYIFYDKGEFTDGWRYLEAAPNNLLYSGSDKIRWGCPFDIVNQTQAVMGSGPANTARIISQCGDANCAARLCKNYSVNGLADWFLPSEEELMAFYKSSKNVYNIASNPWNDVSQKYYWSSTEVPGSNRARILDGYAGYMWDYTKDYNMVRVRPFRRF; this is translated from the coding sequence ATGAAGAAAATATTATTTGTATTTTTATCTCTTTTCATGCTCGCTTCATGCGGATCAGACAGCAACAGGGATAATGACAATGGTACTCCCAATAACGTCACCGCAGCTCCGAAAGTGGTAACAGGTACCCCTATTATCGCCAACGCACAATTCAAATTCGCCGGAACAGTAACCTCTGCGGGATCAGGATATTCCAGACGTGGATTTTGTTGGAGCAAAAGTATCAATCCTACCATCAGCAATTCCAAATATATTGAGGAGTATACCAATACTACAGGCGATTACCTTCTTATGGCAACTTATAGTACAGATTTTGAAAAATCAACGACTTATTATGTAAGAGCTTATGTTGCTGCCTATAATGGGGATATCATTTATGGAGACAATATATCCTTCATCACTCCTGCAAAAATGGACATTACCTTCAAGATGGCTAAAAACGTGTACACCACATCTGCCACTTTAGTTACTGAAAATATTGCAGTAAATTATCTTGAAGCTTTTTATCCTGATGAAAAGGGATTCTGCTACAGGACCAGTACAGGAGTAGACATCTCAAACGGTCAGGTTATCAAGATATCAAATCCCGGCAACTATTCAGCGTATGAACTGGAAGCTACAGCATTACTTCCCAACACTACCTATTACGTCAAATCTTATGTAAAAGAGGGTGCAAAAGTATATTATTCCGCCGAAAAAACATTTAAAACAGCCGGAGCGATAGGCGCTTCCGGAGGATATATCTTTTATGATAAAGGAGAATTCACAGATGGCTGGAGATATTTGGAAGCAGCTCCCAATAACCTGCTCTACAGCGGATCTGATAAAATCAGATGGGGATGTCCTTTTGATATTGTCAATCAGACCCAGGCAGTAATGGGGTCAGGACCTGCCAATACGGCAAGGATCATTTCTCAATGTGGAGATGCCAACTGTGCTGCAAGGCTGTGCAAAAACTATTCTGTTAACGGTTTAGCAGATTGGTTCCTACCCTCGGAAGAAGAGCTAATGGCATTCTATAAGAGTTCCAAAAATGTTTACAATATTGCATCAAACCCTTGGAATGATGTATCACAAAAATACTACTGGAGCTCCACAGAAGTACCCGGTTCCAACAGGGCAAGAATCCTGGACGGATATGCAGGATACATGTGGGATTATACCAAAGATTATAATATGGTTAGGGTAAGACCATTCAGAAGATTCTAA
- a CDS encoding DUF1501 domain-containing protein produces the protein MLIKRREFFKISSLATASLMMPNFLKAMTWEEALIPNQNILIVLQLTGGNDGLNTIIPAKNDIYFRERKTLAVQNSLALTDEAGINPSLSYFKELFDTGALSIMNNVGYPNPDKSHFRSMDIWQSASKSNEFLDTGWLGRFLDEECYRCEHPTQALEVDDMLSLALKGENNKAFAFKDPKRLYQTSQEKYFKSLYDHHHDDETVSYLYQTLGSTINNADYIFEKSKAKKTEQAYPNSQLGKDFRTVASLIKSDINTQVYYLSIGSFDTHVNQNERQNKLFNDINDAVKSFVADMKANGLFNNVLLMTFSEFGRRVAQNASNGTDHGTANPMFFISGNLKKKGLLNTLPDLENLNEGDLIYTEDFRKVYATILKNWLHADSTKVLGWKNGVYDFI, from the coding sequence ATGCTGATCAAAAGAAGAGAATTCTTTAAAATAAGTTCACTGGCTACGGCTTCTCTGATGATGCCCAATTTTCTAAAGGCCATGACATGGGAGGAGGCACTGATCCCTAATCAAAACATCCTGATCGTTCTCCAGCTTACAGGTGGCAATGATGGCTTGAACACCATTATTCCTGCTAAAAATGACATCTATTTCAGAGAAAGGAAGACCCTGGCTGTTCAAAATTCTCTGGCTTTGACGGATGAAGCGGGAATCAATCCTTCTCTCTCCTACTTTAAAGAACTCTTTGACACCGGTGCGCTTTCTATTATGAATAATGTAGGCTATCCCAATCCTGATAAATCGCATTTCCGGAGCATGGATATCTGGCAATCGGCAAGCAAAAGCAATGAATTTCTGGACACAGGCTGGCTTGGCCGTTTTCTGGATGAAGAATGCTACCGTTGTGAGCATCCCACCCAGGCTCTGGAGGTAGATGATATGCTGAGTCTGGCCCTTAAAGGAGAGAATAATAAGGCATTTGCCTTTAAAGATCCTAAGAGGCTTTATCAAACCAGCCAGGAGAAGTACTTCAAATCTCTGTATGATCATCATCATGATGATGAAACGGTCTCTTATCTCTATCAGACCTTGGGATCTACCATCAATAATGCTGATTATATTTTTGAAAAAAGCAAAGCAAAAAAAACAGAACAGGCGTATCCAAATTCTCAGTTGGGAAAAGATTTCAGGACAGTAGCTTCCCTGATCAAATCAGATATCAATACCCAGGTATATTATCTCTCAATCGGCAGCTTTGACACCCACGTCAATCAAAATGAGAGGCAAAATAAACTATTCAATGATATCAATGATGCGGTAAAGTCTTTCGTTGCTGATATGAAAGCCAACGGCCTTTTCAACAATGTCCTGCTCATGACATTTTCGGAATTTGGACGCCGTGTTGCCCAAAATGCCAGCAATGGAACAGATCACGGAACAGCCAACCCAATGTTTTTCATCAGCGGAAATCTGAAGAAGAAAGGTCTTTTGAATACATTGCCGGACTTAGAAAACCTTAATGAAGGAGATCTGATCTACACGGAGGACTTCAGAAAAGTATATGCTACCATTCTGAAAAACTGGCTTCATGCGGATTCCACCAAAGTATTGGGCTGGAAAAACGGGGTTTATGATTTTATATAG
- a CDS encoding nucleotidyltransferase domain-containing protein, with the protein MTPKILEKIKEVENEKGVKVLLAVESGSRAWGFASPDSDYDIRFIYRHEKDWYLSPWDKDETIEFMTEDDLDGSGWDLRKTFHLLLKSNAALLSWFYSPIVYKENAKFTELFRPLADACFSPIAVSYHYLSMSKKYLEACRNDEVKLKSYFYCLRTTLTGKWIIEKGTVPPVLFSDLLVLVDDRTRRKIEDLAALKITKGEAYLHPNDWELFGFLEKTVMENEERARSLPRGNADKREMERVFRKILD; encoded by the coding sequence ATGACACCCAAAATATTAGAAAAAATAAAAGAAGTTGAAAACGAGAAAGGCGTAAAAGTCCTTCTTGCCGTTGAATCCGGAAGCAGGGCCTGGGGCTTTGCCTCTCCTGATAGTGATTATGACATACGATTCATATACCGACATGAAAAAGACTGGTATCTCTCACCGTGGGATAAGGATGAAACGATAGAATTTATGACAGAAGACGACCTGGATGGTTCCGGATGGGATCTCCGGAAGACTTTTCACCTGCTGTTAAAATCGAATGCCGCTTTACTGAGCTGGTTCTACTCTCCTATCGTCTACAAAGAAAATGCAAAGTTTACAGAACTGTTCAGACCGTTGGCGGATGCCTGTTTTTCTCCGATTGCCGTTTCTTATCATTATTTAAGTATGAGTAAAAAATATCTTGAGGCCTGCAGAAATGATGAGGTCAAATTAAAAAGTTATTTTTATTGCCTGAGAACTACATTAACCGGAAAATGGATCATAGAAAAAGGAACAGTTCCGCCGGTGTTATTCAGTGACCTGCTTGTTTTGGTGGATGATAGAACCAGGCGGAAAATAGAGGATCTTGCTGCATTGAAAATAACTAAGGGAGAAGCTTATCTTCATCCGAATGACTGGGAACTGTTTGGCTTTCTGGAAAAAACAGTGATGGAAAACGAAGAAAGAGCCAGGAGCCTCCCTAGAGGAAACGCAGATAAAAGGGAGATGGAGAGGGTTTTTAGAAAGATCTTAGATTAA
- a CDS encoding HopJ type III effector protein, translating to MILLEQLKHFPETIQFSEVIAYIDENYNFTPAAFRNGNIKNEEGQNNGSCKIFGFALYNGLTKEQTLPLFGEFYREDVLKHPNGTDHQNIRNFMEFGWEGISFEGDPLIEK from the coding sequence ATGATACTACTGGAACAATTAAAGCATTTCCCTGAAACCATTCAATTCAGTGAGGTCATTGCCTATATCGACGAAAATTACAATTTTACGCCTGCCGCATTTAGAAACGGAAATATAAAAAATGAAGAAGGGCAGAACAACGGTTCATGTAAAATCTTCGGATTTGCCTTATATAATGGACTGACGAAAGAACAGACACTTCCCCTTTTTGGCGAATTTTACAGAGAGGATGTATTGAAACACCCAAACGGAACAGACCATCAGAATATCAGAAATTTCATGGAATTTGGATGGGAGGGCATTTCTTTTGAAGGAGATCCTTTGATAGAAAAATAA
- a CDS encoding nucleotidyltransferase domain-containing protein: MTIQDLKSNNLILFEAISGSRAFGLATENSDTDIRGVYYLPKKDFFGLNYIPQISNETNDITYYEVGRFVELLQKNNPNILEMLASPEDCILHKDPLIDLLKTEDFLSKLCKDTFAGYAISQIKKAKGLNKKILNPIDKERKSILDFCCILEGQGSVPLKKWLLKHELLQDKCGLAGIAHTKGMFALYYDESGTLGYKGIIRHDDTNQVAVSSVPKDEKPDAYLFCNLDAYSTYCKDYREYWKWVSERNEDRYNVNTAHGQNYDSKNMMHTIRLLQSCEHIFRTGSLQIRVENREELLDIKSGNQPYEAVIQKAEDLVRSIEEYHSTANLPDHPDSEKTTGILVSIREKLYR, from the coding sequence ATGACTATCCAAGACCTAAAATCCAACAACCTTATTCTTTTTGAAGCCATTTCCGGAAGCCGTGCTTTCGGACTGGCTACAGAAAACTCAGATACGGATATCCGGGGAGTATATTACCTGCCGAAAAAAGATTTCTTTGGGCTGAACTATATTCCGCAGATCTCCAATGAGACCAATGATATTACTTATTATGAAGTGGGAAGGTTTGTGGAACTGCTGCAGAAAAACAATCCGAATATCCTTGAAATGCTGGCCAGTCCGGAAGATTGTATCCTGCATAAAGATCCGCTGATAGACCTGTTGAAAACGGAGGATTTTCTGTCAAAATTATGTAAAGATACCTTTGCGGGATATGCCATTTCACAGATCAAAAAGGCAAAAGGACTCAACAAAAAGATTCTAAATCCTATAGATAAAGAAAGAAAATCTATTCTGGATTTCTGTTGTATCCTTGAAGGACAAGGCTCTGTTCCTTTGAAGAAATGGCTATTAAAGCATGAATTACTTCAGGACAAATGCGGATTGGCAGGCATTGCTCATACCAAGGGAATGTTTGCTTTGTATTATGATGAATCAGGAACTTTAGGATATAAAGGAATTATCCGGCATGATGACACGAACCAGGTTGCTGTATCGTCTGTTCCTAAGGATGAAAAACCGGACGCCTATCTCTTCTGCAATCTGGACGCCTACTCTACTTACTGTAAAGACTACAGGGAATATTGGAAATGGGTTTCTGAACGCAATGAGGACCGTTATAATGTCAACACAGCACATGGGCAAAATTATGACAGTAAAAATATGATGCACACCATCCGGCTTTTACAGTCGTGTGAACATATTTTCAGGACCGGCTCGCTTCAGATCAGGGTGGAAAACCGGGAAGAACTATTAGACATTAAGTCCGGAAACCAGCCCTATGAAGCTGTGATTCAAAAAGCGGAAGACCTCGTACGGTCTATCGAGGAATATCATTCAACAGCAAATCTACCGGACCATCCTGATTCAGAAAAAACAACAGGGATCTTAGTCAGCATCAGAGAAAAGTTATATCGGTAA